The proteins below are encoded in one region of Paenibacillus albus:
- a CDS encoding DUF7674 family protein: MKKEISKSEVMELLLQACPSYRNKWNEYVQENYKSGDEQLLYIDLADFATYFVDLYKQNKLSEFPAVFDVIELLHRSGDDFVREAASIGLLEDLQNRLLSNEINTNVFDQYLKKESLKWWNYLNDIWNGKI; this comes from the coding sequence GTGAAAAAAGAAATCTCTAAAAGCGAAGTAATGGAACTACTTCTCCAAGCGTGTCCATCTTATAGAAATAAGTGGAATGAATATGTTCAGGAAAATTATAAGAGTGGAGATGAACAGTTACTATATATAGATTTAGCTGATTTTGCTACTTATTTTGTTGATTTGTATAAACAAAATAAGTTAAGTGAGTTTCCAGCTGTGTTTGATGTAATTGAATTGTTGCATAGAAGCGGCGACGATTTTGTTAGAGAGGCAGCGTCAATTGGATTATTGGAGGATTTGCAAAATAGATTACTAAGTAATGAAATAAATACGAATGTCTTTGATCAATATTTGAAAAAAGAATCATTAAAATGGTGGAATTACCTTAATGATATATGGAATGGAAAAATATAG
- a CDS encoding IS110 family RNA-guided transposase — protein sequence MKFKAQDKQNQLIEKITAQHIVVGIDIAQQIHVARAVNFRGIALGNPLPFSNDEEGFQSLLQWIHSIQVAHSLTATIVGMEPTGHYWLNVSNWLSERQFEVVLVNPHLVKKNKENRDNTPSKSDKKDALVIADMVKNGYYSFIRNTPEAFEELRVFLSNRDSVVTRLVSAKNQIHRWVDVVFPELRQVFKSLMCTGSLATLRLFPMPEELSMLQPHDVITGWKTLMKRHSGERKARVLISLACRSVGSKQATHAYKLHLKQLLDEYDLACQQLKTVEAEILTVLDRIPFAKSMLAVKGISAISLAGILGEAGDLSGFVHGNALLRHAGLNLAEASSGKWTGQMKISKRGRSRLRRFIFMMTMSLVMNNPEFQALHAHNVQVKKMKKMRSIMKLCGKLARILVGMARSREAYNPQKTMPFQLAA from the coding sequence ATGAAGTTTAAAGCGCAGGACAAACAAAATCAACTCATTGAAAAAATTACCGCTCAGCATATCGTCGTCGGGATCGACATCGCTCAACAGATACATGTCGCACGGGCGGTTAACTTTCGTGGAATCGCACTTGGCAATCCCCTGCCCTTCTCGAACGATGAAGAAGGCTTTCAAAGCCTGCTTCAGTGGATCCACTCGATACAAGTTGCTCATAGCCTAACTGCTACCATTGTTGGTATGGAACCAACTGGCCATTATTGGCTGAACGTCTCCAACTGGCTCTCTGAGCGTCAATTTGAAGTGGTACTAGTCAATCCACATTTGGTAAAAAAGAATAAAGAAAACCGCGACAATACGCCATCTAAGAGCGACAAAAAAGATGCATTAGTCATTGCCGACATGGTTAAGAACGGCTATTACTCATTCATTCGCAACACGCCAGAAGCCTTTGAAGAACTTCGGGTCTTCCTCTCAAATCGCGACTCAGTCGTAACGAGACTCGTGAGTGCCAAGAACCAAATCCATCGCTGGGTGGACGTTGTTTTCCCAGAACTGCGGCAAGTTTTCAAGAGCTTAATGTGCACCGGTTCGTTAGCTACTCTACGTCTTTTCCCAATGCCTGAAGAACTGAGTATGCTGCAACCTCATGACGTCATTACTGGCTGGAAAACACTTATGAAACGGCATTCTGGTGAGCGCAAGGCACGAGTACTTATCTCACTTGCGTGTCGTTCTGTTGGATCTAAACAAGCTACGCATGCTTACAAGCTTCACTTAAAGCAACTGCTCGATGAGTACGACCTTGCTTGCCAGCAACTAAAAACAGTTGAGGCAGAGATCCTTACCGTTCTAGATCGCATTCCATTTGCTAAATCCATGCTTGCTGTCAAAGGGATTAGTGCCATATCGCTCGCGGGTATTCTAGGCGAGGCCGGGGATTTAAGCGGTTTTGTTCACGGCAATGCTCTGCTGCGCCATGCTGGTCTCAACCTCGCTGAAGCAAGCTCAGGCAAATGGACCGGGCAAATGAAAATTAGTAAACGCGGACGCTCTCGCCTCCGACGATTTATCTTCATGATGACGATGAGTTTGGTGATGAATAATCCGGAGTTTCAAGCATTGCATGCACATAATGTCCAGGTGAAGAAGATGAAGAAAATGAGGTCTATTATGAAACTGTGTGGCAAGTTAGCTCGCATACTTGTTGGAATGGCTCGCAGTCGTGAAGCCTACAATCCTCAAAAAACGATGCCATTTCAATTAGCAGCATAA